From a region of the Apibacter sp. B3706 genome:
- a CDS encoding glycosyltransferase, translated as MDKELPLVSIVAINYNNSKHLVETLDSIDQQTYKNIELIIVDDCSTDDSVKKIDQWLLTYNKPFQFIKHIENKGICKTINDGYKVAKGKYISSIATDDLMLPKKTEIQVQLLENTDDRIGMVFSDVYLMDEDSNPIEGKFIEKYKSNVFHINSENIYEELLKGNFIPAMSIMLKSDILSKIGYFDENLNYEDLDMWLRIAEKYKIQYSEYISAKYRIHKNSITQKLSRDRWAVDDIKIYNKHKNNSPIAKYFLNKLIYDSFIKDNYDVYKFLKNNKINKQITCMSKIWGMNYLSHRKKIDLYNKTMSIYKYYYKLIAFMKYQKCLI; from the coding sequence GTGGATAAAGAATTACCTTTAGTTAGTATAGTAGCTATCAATTATAATAATAGCAAGCATCTAGTAGAAACTTTAGATAGTATTGATCAGCAAACGTATAAGAACATTGAACTAATAATTGTTGATGATTGTTCCACAGATGATAGCGTAAAAAAAATAGATCAGTGGTTGCTCACTTATAATAAACCATTTCAATTTATAAAGCATATTGAAAATAAGGGAATTTGTAAAACTATTAATGACGGATATAAAGTTGCCAAAGGGAAATATATTTCATCGATAGCAACAGATGATCTCATGTTGCCTAAAAAAACCGAAATCCAAGTTCAATTATTAGAGAATACAGATGATCGTATAGGAATGGTTTTTTCTGATGTTTATCTTATGGATGAAGACTCTAATCCTATAGAAGGTAAATTTATTGAAAAATATAAATCAAATGTATTTCATATAAATTCCGAAAATATATATGAAGAATTATTAAAAGGAAATTTTATACCGGCTATGTCCATAATGCTTAAAAGTGATATTTTATCTAAAATTGGCTATTTTGATGAAAACTTAAATTATGAAGATCTTGATATGTGGTTAAGAATAGCTGAAAAATATAAAATACAATATTCAGAATATATTTCAGCTAAATATAGAATTCATAAAAATAGTATTACACAAAAGTTATCTAGAGATAGATGGGCTGTGGATGATATTAAAATATATAATAAACATAAAAATAATTCCCCAATTGCTAAATATTTTCTTAATAAATTAATATATGATTCATTCATTAAAGATAATTATGATGTATATAAGTTTTTGAAAAATAATAAAATAAACAAACAGATAACTTGTATGAGTAAAATATGGGGAATGAATTATCTATCACATAGAAAAAAAATAGATTTGTATAATAAAACAATGAGTATATATAAATATTATTATAAGCTCATTGCTTTTATGAAATATCAAAAGTGTCTCATTTAA
- a CDS encoding glycosyltransferase, translating into MISIIVSSYNNKWFQSFSKSVNETIGDNIIYEIINIWNPKLMGICCAYNQGAQQAKYENLLFIHEDTIFITKNWGNKLLNLLSDKNIGVVGVAGSTYVPNVPAFWWGIKEVCFFNLIQSDANDENVLTYRLDDKYGNSKKVYSLDGVFLACRRDVYSEFPFNDKIKGFHGYDIDFSLRVASKYINIVTGEILIKHFSYGNLSKEWFTELINIRSNYSIPKEQKNNKEYELNKYYVFISYLYKYKTPFFWSLNKQIKYLNLQKLGVKGYMKVIFKIMKYVKFSLIRNFKLTKSS; encoded by the coding sequence ATGATATCAATAATAGTTTCCTCATATAATAATAAATGGTTTCAATCATTTAGTAAAAGTGTTAATGAAACTATTGGAGATAATATTATCTATGAGATTATAAATATTTGGAATCCAAAATTAATGGGAATATGTTGTGCATACAATCAAGGAGCTCAACAGGCTAAATATGAAAATTTACTTTTTATTCATGAAGATACCATATTTATAACCAAAAATTGGGGAAATAAGTTACTGAACTTATTGTCAGATAAAAACATTGGAGTTGTTGGAGTTGCAGGTTCTACTTATGTGCCCAATGTTCCGGCTTTTTGGTGGGGAATAAAAGAAGTTTGTTTTTTTAATTTAATACAATCAGATGCAAACGATGAGAATGTGTTAACTTACAGATTAGATGACAAATACGGAAATAGCAAAAAAGTTTATTCGTTAGATGGGGTTTTTTTGGCTTGCAGAAGGGATGTATATTCAGAATTTCCATTTAATGATAAAATAAAAGGATTTCATGGTTATGATATAGATTTTTCATTGAGAGTTGCTTCAAAATATATTAATATTGTTACAGGAGAAATATTAATTAAACATTTTTCATATGGTAATTTGTCTAAAGAATGGTTTACAGAACTAATAAATATTCGGTCAAATTATTCAATACCTAAGGAACAAAAAAATAATAAAGAATATGAATTAAATAAATATTATGTATTTATAAGTTATTTATATAAATACAAAACACCTTTTTTTTGGTCATTAAATAAACAAATAAAATATTTAAACTTACAAAAGTTGGGAGTAAAAGGTTATATGAAAGTAATTTTCAAAATTATGAAATATGTTAAATTCTCTTTAATTAGAAATTTTAAATTAACAAAATCTAGTTAA
- a CDS encoding glycosyltransferase family 2 protein, producing MNKNIFAIVVIFNGMQKKWIQKCFDSLLKSTLKINIIAIDNVSTDGSVEFIKKNYPSVELIENYSNEGFGKANNMGIKRAYEQGADYYFLLNQDAWVEESTIEILINNCIKYPDYGILSPMHMNGEGNLIDKGFFNCINPLKSRYLYSALSTPRINNELIYNFDFVPAACWLLPKKTIEKIGGFSPTFYHYAEDDNYVHRVRYFSMKVGVVPSVKVYHDREERSPHVYFDALLTKYKRKVLLDISNPLLKGNRKFVEYRLLLADLFRAFLFFDKKSIRLIFDKFKVVIKIKEKEILKNKKVSEKEGMNFL from the coding sequence ATGAATAAAAATATTTTTGCTATAGTTGTTATTTTTAATGGAATGCAAAAAAAATGGATTCAAAAATGTTTTGATTCATTACTAAAATCCACTTTAAAAATAAATATTATAGCCATTGACAATGTATCGACAGATGGAAGTGTTGAATTCATTAAGAAAAATTATCCATCTGTTGAACTTATTGAAAATTATTCAAATGAAGGTTTTGGGAAAGCTAATAATATGGGAATTAAAAGAGCATATGAACAGGGAGCTGATTACTATTTCTTATTAAATCAAGATGCATGGGTTGAAGAAAGCACAATTGAAATTTTGATTAATAATTGTATAAAATATCCGGATTATGGAATTTTAAGTCCAATGCATATGAATGGAGAAGGAAATTTGATTGATAAAGGGTTCTTTAATTGTATAAATCCTTTAAAAAGCAGATATCTTTATTCAGCATTAAGCACACCTAGAATAAATAATGAATTAATTTATAATTTCGATTTTGTACCGGCAGCCTGTTGGCTGCTTCCCAAAAAAACTATAGAAAAAATTGGAGGTTTTAGTCCAACTTTTTATCACTATGCGGAAGATGATAATTACGTTCACAGAGTACGTTATTTTTCAATGAAAGTGGGTGTAGTGCCTTCAGTTAAAGTTTATCATGATAGGGAAGAAAGATCTCCTCATGTATATTTTGATGCATTACTAACAAAATATAAAAGAAAAGTTTTATTAGATATTTCAAATCCATTGTTAAAAGGAAATAGAAAGTTTGTTGAATACAGATTACTTTTAGCAGACCTATTTAGAGCATTTCTTTTCTTTGATAAGAAATCAATCAGACTAATATTTGATAAGTTTAAAGTTGTAATAAAAATAAAAGAGAAAGAGATATTAAAAAATAAAAAAGTTTCAGAAAAAGAAGGAATGAATTTTTTGTAA
- a CDS encoding leucine-rich repeat protein has product MKKFIFFMLSIFLIGAVCHAQVYKELDVKSPGTLSQLVTSDKSKITHLKLTGSISNEDIKTIREMSALNNLDLTKVKLSDNNLPKGAFSNFKGHISLPATLKVIPSNTFISYSGSITLPSALETIEHKAFLAAKIDKLDFSNIPNLHTIDYSAFEGLTLTTTNNTLDFSKNLKLNSFLPYGSSVAGPFTGFVGNVILPTNLKKISNLMFAQFTGSITLPAALETIEHKAFIYSKIDKLDFSNSPNLNTINYSAFERLTLTKTNNTLDFSKNLKLNSFLPYGNAVAGPFTGFVGNVILPTNLKEISNLMFSQFTGSVILPYALETIEHKAFMYSKIDKLDFSNSPNLSTIKDRAFEALEITSNNNTLDFSKNLKLTSFISNPGTNSGAFTPFNGNVILPPNLKEIPNLMFSQFTGSVTLPSSLETIEHRAFLFAKIDKLDFSNTPNLNTIKNRAFESLQITSNNNTLDFSTNLKLTSFISNPGTNSGAFTPFNGNVILPPNLKEIPNLMFSQFTGSVTLPAALETIENRAFLFAKVDKLDFFSTPNLNTIKDNAFEGLQITTDKTLNFVKNLKLKSFPSHHNSASGAFSNYSGHVILPINLTRIYSYMFSKFNGSVCLPVALRVIDNRTFYYANIDRLDFCKSIILTEIKERAFEKLNLTENKTLDFSKNCQLNTFSSNPGTNSGSFTLFTGNVILPQHLKQISTLTFSQFTGSVTLPPALETIEDKAFIYAKMKEIVIPSTVNYIGNSAFMGNTTFEKIISNNPTPPRLGKEVFKSVNTTSTRLIANTCAYAEADQWKDFIKNADLVACGKKANFAFNNYLTTEPQINVYPNPNNGLFSINLGNISEGSIEISNINGGIIYSKKFNGINEIYVDIQTQPSGIYIVNVISNQTVITKKIIKN; this is encoded by the coding sequence ATGAAAAAATTTATTTTTTTTATGCTTTCTATTTTCTTAATAGGAGCAGTTTGCCATGCACAAGTTTATAAAGAGTTAGATGTTAAATCACCCGGAACCTTATCCCAATTAGTTACTTCTGATAAAAGTAAAATAACTCACCTTAAATTAACAGGTTCTATAAGTAATGAAGACATTAAAACGATACGGGAAATGTCTGCTCTTAATAATTTGGATTTAACTAAAGTAAAATTATCAGACAACAATCTACCAAAAGGGGCTTTTTCTAATTTCAAAGGCCATATATCATTACCTGCAACTCTTAAAGTAATACCTTCCAACACTTTCATTTCATATTCAGGAAGTATTACTTTACCTTCTGCATTAGAAACTATTGAACATAAGGCTTTCTTAGCTGCTAAAATCGATAAACTAGATTTTTCTAATATTCCTAATTTACATACGATTGATTATTCTGCATTTGAAGGGCTAACTTTAACAACAACCAATAATACTTTAGATTTTTCTAAAAATTTAAAATTAAATTCTTTTTTGCCATATGGTAGTTCTGTTGCAGGTCCTTTTACTGGATTTGTAGGAAACGTAATTTTACCGACTAACCTTAAAAAAATATCAAATCTAATGTTTGCTCAATTTACCGGTAGCATTACTTTACCTGCAGCTCTAGAAACTATTGAGCACAAAGCTTTTATATACTCTAAAATTGATAAACTTGATTTTTCTAATTCTCCTAATTTAAATACTATTAATTACTCTGCATTCGAAAGACTTACTTTAACTAAAACCAACAATACTTTAGATTTTTCTAAAAATTTAAAATTAAATTCTTTTCTGCCTTATGGTAACGCTGTCGCTGGTCCATTTACAGGGTTTGTTGGAAACGTAATTTTACCAACTAATCTTAAAGAAATTTCAAATCTTATGTTTTCTCAATTTACGGGTAGCGTTATTTTACCTTATGCCTTAGAAACTATTGAGCACAAGGCTTTTATGTACTCTAAAATTGATAAACTTGATTTTTCTAATTCTCCTAATTTAAGTACAATTAAAGACCGAGCTTTTGAAGCTTTAGAAATTACTTCCAATAATAATACCTTAGATTTCTCCAAAAATTTGAAATTAACTTCTTTCATATCCAATCCCGGCACAAATTCTGGAGCTTTTACTCCTTTTAATGGAAACGTTATTTTACCCCCTAACCTTAAAGAAATTCCTAATCTTATGTTTTCTCAATTTACCGGTAGCGTTACGTTACCTTCTTCCTTAGAAACTATTGAGCACAGGGCTTTCTTATTTGCTAAAATCGATAAACTTGATTTTTCCAATACTCCTAATTTAAATACAATTAAAAACAGAGCTTTTGAATCTTTACAAATTACTTCCAATAATAATACTTTAGATTTTTCAACTAATTTAAAGTTAACATCTTTCATTTCTAATCCCGGTACAAATTCCGGAGCTTTTACTCCTTTTAATGGAAACGTTATTTTACCCCCTAACCTTAAAGAAATTCCTAATCTTATGTTTTCTCAATTTACCGGTAGTGTTACGTTACCTGCAGCTTTGGAAACTATTGAGAACAGAGCTTTTTTATTTGCTAAAGTCGATAAACTGGATTTTTTCAGTACCCCTAATTTAAATACAATTAAAGATAATGCTTTTGAAGGCCTACAAATTACAACAGATAAAACATTAAACTTTGTTAAAAATCTTAAATTAAAGTCTTTTCCTTCTCATCATAATTCTGCTTCAGGAGCTTTCTCAAATTATTCCGGGCATGTCATATTACCAATAAATTTGACTAGAATTTATAGTTATATGTTTTCTAAGTTTAACGGAAGTGTATGCCTTCCTGTAGCTTTAAGAGTTATTGATAATAGAACTTTCTATTATGCTAATATAGATAGACTTGATTTTTGTAAATCAATTATATTAACAGAAATAAAGGAGAGAGCATTCGAAAAATTAAATCTAACTGAAAATAAAACTTTAGATTTTTCTAAAAATTGTCAATTAAATACATTTTCATCTAATCCAGGAACAAACTCTGGAAGTTTTACCCTTTTTACAGGAAACGTGATTTTACCTCAGCACCTAAAACAAATCTCCACTCTAACGTTTTCACAATTTACGGGTAGTGTAACTCTACCTCCAGCTTTGGAAACTATTGAAGATAAAGCATTTATTTATGCCAAAATGAAAGAAATTGTGATCCCTTCAACTGTTAATTATATTGGTAATTCAGCTTTTATGGGAAATACTACTTTTGAAAAAATAATTAGCAATAACCCAACTCCGCCAAGATTAGGAAAAGAAGTATTTAAATCTGTTAACACAACTAGTACAAGATTAATTGCAAATACATGTGCTTACGCAGAAGCTGATCAGTGGAAAGATTTTATTAAGAATGCAGATTTGGTTGCTTGTGGTAAAAAAGCAAACTTTGCTTTTAATAATTATTTAACTACAGAACCTCAGATTAATGTATATCCCAATCCAAACAATGGCTTATTTAGTATTAATTTAGGAAATATATCCGAAGGGTCTATTGAAATTTCTAATATAAACGGAGGTATTATTTATTCTAAAAAATTCAATGGAATAAACGAAATTTATGTGGACATACAAACTCAGCCTTCCGGTATTTATATTGTTAACGTTATTTCAAATCAAACAGTAATAACTAAAAAAATTATAAAAAATTAA
- a CDS encoding glycosyltransferase family 2 protein encodes MCQPLVSIIIPTYNVERYIEQAIDSILNQTYSNLEILVIDDCSTDNTVQMVKSKYSKNQKIRLYEKSQNLGPSNSRNIGIKQAKGKYIALLDGDDYYIQDKIEKQVRVLERNQDLALCSTFLKCIGLKNNVIKFKINHSDIKDQQLLGCPIAHAAVMFRATFLKENNLFYNENLRFSEDYELFIRMIEKGGKFLTIPEALYVYRITGNQASFKKSDDKILKNEKQWEISKNLHYQVLSKLIDENSELYDKKFVDALLMHQVIRNYDDLKLFIDWAKKLIEYNESIECPFSSKFLENTYKNSVLGYFLAQKRLSWNILYQYISVYPYCAKLDLTYQFKYIIKCLLFLKH; translated from the coding sequence ATGTGCCAACCTTTAGTATCAATAATAATTCCCACTTACAATGTTGAAAGATATATTGAGCAAGCAATAGATAGTATATTAAATCAAACCTATTCAAATTTGGAAATACTTGTTATTGATGATTGTTCTACAGACAATACAGTACAAATGGTGAAGAGTAAATATTCTAAAAATCAAAAAATTAGATTATATGAAAAGTCACAAAATTTAGGTCCATCAAATTCTCGAAATATTGGAATTAAACAAGCAAAAGGAAAATATATAGCTTTGTTAGATGGAGATGATTACTACATTCAAGATAAAATAGAAAAGCAGGTTCGGGTACTGGAAAGAAATCAAGATTTAGCTCTTTGTTCTACTTTTTTGAAATGCATTGGATTAAAAAACAATGTAATAAAATTTAAAATTAATCACTCAGATATAAAAGATCAACAATTGCTAGGCTGTCCCATTGCTCATGCAGCTGTTATGTTCAGGGCAACTTTTTTAAAAGAAAATAATTTATTTTATAATGAAAATTTAAGATTTTCAGAAGATTATGAATTATTTATCAGGATGATTGAAAAAGGAGGCAAATTTTTAACAATTCCTGAAGCCCTCTATGTATATAGAATTACAGGAAACCAAGCATCATTTAAAAAATCAGATGATAAGATTTTAAAAAATGAAAAGCAATGGGAAATTTCTAAAAACTTACATTATCAAGTCTTAAGCAAATTAATAGATGAAAATTCAGAATTGTATGATAAAAAATTTGTAGACGCTTTATTAATGCATCAAGTGATAAGAAATTATGATGATCTGAAGCTATTTATAGATTGGGCAAAAAAATTAATTGAATATAATGAAAGTATAGAATGTCCATTTAGTTCAAAATTTTTAGAAAACACATATAAAAATAGTGTACTAGGATATTTTCTTGCTCAAAAGAGATTATCCTGGAATATTTTATACCAATATATATCAGTTTATCCGTATTGTGCTAAATTGGATCTAACCTATCAATTTAAATATATTATAAAATGTCTTTTATTTCTAAAACATTAA
- a CDS encoding glycosyltransferase family 2 protein, which translates to MPYPLVTVSIPVYNCEKYIGRSINSVLNQTYPNIEILLVDDKGKDNSLNVIKKIQSQHPEKIRIIEHKTNQGLSIVRNTGIDHARGKYLFFLDGDDEIVPECIEELVTLIIKTKSTVAVGEISAINTFKKTQYKIFPFNHSLTSLKGNDSIFEYFCNGSWSVSACNKLIEVDFFRKHKIYFVKDLFSQDELWSFHTALKLDSICFLHKSTYFYYLHNESIIFNKTKRNFENHQTIVEYFTRAFKEANPIRKKYMLKHIISFKEITLTMQWKCMKKDIAYWKQNYKRLKKAPSLSFLDYFSSFYSLDQKKKNLFQNLPVNIGYKLFKWRFERK; encoded by the coding sequence ATGCCATATCCATTAGTTACTGTCTCTATTCCCGTTTACAATTGTGAAAAATATATTGGTCGCAGCATTAATTCTGTATTGAATCAAACCTATCCTAATATAGAAATACTATTGGTGGATGATAAAGGAAAAGATAATAGTTTAAATGTTATTAAAAAGATTCAATCTCAACACCCTGAAAAAATAAGAATTATAGAACACAAAACCAATCAGGGGCTTTCCATAGTTAGAAACACAGGTATAGATCATGCAAGGGGTAAATATTTATTTTTTTTGGATGGTGATGATGAAATTGTTCCCGAGTGTATTGAGGAATTAGTAACGTTGATTATTAAAACGAAGTCTACTGTTGCAGTAGGTGAAATATCCGCAATTAATACATTCAAAAAAACTCAATATAAAATATTTCCTTTTAATCACTCCCTTACTTCCCTTAAAGGAAACGATAGTATCTTTGAATATTTTTGTAATGGTTCTTGGTCAGTAAGTGCTTGTAATAAACTTATTGAAGTTGACTTTTTTAGAAAACATAAAATTTATTTTGTAAAAGATTTATTTTCTCAGGACGAGTTATGGTCTTTTCATACGGCATTGAAGCTAGACAGTATTTGTTTTTTACATAAATCAACCTATTTTTATTATCTTCACAATGAATCTATTATTTTTAATAAAACTAAAAGAAATTTTGAAAATCATCAAACTATAGTTGAATATTTTACAAGAGCTTTTAAAGAAGCTAATCCAATAAGGAAAAAATATATGCTTAAGCATATTATCTCATTTAAAGAAATTACTCTTACCATGCAATGGAAATGTATGAAAAAGGATATTGCTTATTGGAAACAGAATTATAAAAGATTAAAAAAAGCACCTTCATTATCTTTTCTAGATTACTTTTCTTCTTTTTATTCATTAGATCAAAAAAAGAAAAATCTTTTTCAAAACTTACCGGTTAATATTGGATATAAATTATTTAAATGGAGATTTGAACGAAAATAA
- a CDS encoding nucleotide sugar dehydrogenase, which translates to MLFSPQNIKISIIGLGYVGLPLALEFAKKYKVTGFDISTERIKQLIESKDITREVSSEQISNVIVKSAKDLENQNGFYPTSDLDDIKNSTIYIVTVPTPVDSSNRPDLTPLHSASTTVGKVIKKGGVVIYESTTYPGCTEEECVPIIEKISGLTYNRDFFAGYSPERINPGDKINTLTNIKKVTSGSTPQVAEFVNNLYSSIITAGTYQTSSIKVAESAKVIENSQRDINIAFVNELAKIFNLLGVDTTEVLEAAGTKWNFLPFKPGLVGGHCIGVDPYYLAQKAMELGYHSEIILAGRRLNDSMPYYIASEVIKLMIKKDIIINNSDILILGITFKENCPDVRNTKVVNIVKCLDEYDLNITICDPLANPKEVKHEYGLDIFNEIPNSMKFDTIILAVPHQEFKEMNIKKYCKDNAVIYDCKSFLDKKIVDARL; encoded by the coding sequence ATGCTTTTTTCCCCTCAAAATATTAAAATAAGTATAATAGGTCTCGGATATGTCGGACTTCCTTTAGCTTTGGAATTTGCAAAAAAATATAAGGTAACAGGATTTGACATTTCAACCGAAAGAATAAAACAATTAATTGAATCTAAAGATATTACTCGAGAGGTATCTTCTGAACAAATTTCAAATGTTATAGTTAAATCCGCAAAAGATTTAGAAAACCAAAACGGATTTTATCCTACTTCGGATTTGGATGACATAAAAAATTCAACGATTTACATCGTGACCGTACCTACTCCTGTAGATTCATCCAACAGACCTGATTTAACCCCTTTACATTCTGCTAGTACCACCGTAGGGAAAGTAATTAAAAAAGGAGGTGTTGTTATTTACGAATCTACGACTTATCCGGGATGCACGGAAGAAGAATGTGTACCTATTATTGAAAAAATTTCAGGGCTAACATACAATCGTGATTTTTTTGCAGGATATTCTCCTGAAAGAATCAATCCCGGTGATAAGATTAATACTCTCACAAATATTAAAAAAGTGACCTCCGGGTCTACTCCTCAGGTTGCAGAATTTGTAAATAATTTATATTCTTCCATTATAACCGCAGGTACCTATCAGACAAGCAGTATTAAAGTTGCCGAATCAGCAAAAGTAATTGAAAATTCACAACGGGATATTAATATTGCTTTTGTTAATGAATTAGCAAAAATTTTTAATTTATTAGGTGTTGATACGACGGAAGTGTTAGAGGCTGCCGGAACTAAATGGAATTTTTTACCGTTTAAACCCGGCCTGGTAGGTGGGCATTGCATTGGCGTTGACCCCTATTATTTGGCCCAAAAAGCCATGGAATTAGGATATCATTCCGAGATTATTCTCGCAGGAAGAAGATTAAATGATTCGATGCCTTATTATATCGCTTCCGAAGTAATTAAGTTAATGATTAAAAAGGATATTATTATAAACAATTCAGATATCTTAATTTTAGGTATTACATTTAAAGAAAATTGTCCGGATGTTAGAAATACTAAAGTGGTTAATATAGTTAAATGTTTGGATGAATATGATTTGAATATAACTATTTGCGATCCTTTAGCAAACCCTAAAGAGGTTAAGCATGAATATGGCTTAGATATATTTAATGAAATTCCGAATTCCATGAAATTCGACACAATAATTCTTGCCGTACCACACCAAGAATTTAAAGAAATGAATATTAAGAAGTATTGTAAAGATAATGCTGTAATTTACGATTGCAAATCTTTTTTAGACAAAAAAATTGTTGATGCTCGATTATAA
- a CDS encoding NAD-dependent epimerase encodes MKILVTGIAGFIGYHLVMSLINRDDEIIGLDIINDYYDVSIKYGRLKNCGFDKSDIEYNKLIKSSKYSNLSFIKLGLEDKNNLENLFKEEKFDKVINLAAQAGVRYSLVNPQAYIDSNITGFLTILECCRNFSIKHLTYASSSSVYGLNEKQPFSTKDNVDHPVSLYASSKKCNELMAHTYSHLFKIPTTGLRFFTVYGPWGRPDMALFIFTKSILENKPIDVYNYGKMQRDFTYISDIVQGIIKVNDNPPIGNSNWDPVNPDPSSSSAPYKIYNIGNSKPVELMSFVKTIEEELGKKAIINLLPIQPGDVPATYADVTDLIENFNYKPQVSVKEGIKNFIEWYRNFYSI; translated from the coding sequence ATGAAAATCCTTGTTACAGGAATTGCCGGATTTATCGGTTATCACTTAGTAATGTCTTTAATAAACAGAGATGATGAGATAATTGGTCTCGATATTATCAATGATTATTATGACGTCTCTATTAAATATGGAAGATTAAAAAATTGTGGATTTGATAAATCCGATATTGAATATAATAAACTGATTAAGAGTTCCAAATATTCCAATCTTTCATTCATCAAACTAGGTCTTGAAGATAAAAATAATTTAGAAAATTTATTTAAAGAAGAAAAATTCGATAAAGTAATTAATCTTGCTGCTCAAGCCGGGGTTAGATATTCTTTAGTCAATCCTCAAGCTTATATTGATTCAAATATAACCGGATTCCTTACTATATTAGAATGTTGCAGGAATTTTTCTATCAAGCATTTAACTTATGCCAGTAGTTCCAGCGTATATGGCCTGAATGAAAAACAGCCTTTTTCAACTAAAGATAATGTTGATCATCCGGTAAGTTTATATGCCTCAAGTAAAAAATGCAATGAACTGATGGCACATACCTATAGCCACTTATTTAAAATCCCAACCACCGGATTGCGTTTTTTTACCGTTTACGGTCCGTGGGGTAGACCCGATATGGCCTTATTTATCTTTACTAAATCCATTTTAGAAAATAAACCTATTGATGTCTATAATTATGGAAAAATGCAACGTGATTTTACCTATATTTCAGATATTGTTCAAGGAATTATAAAGGTTAATGACAATCCGCCAATAGGCAACTCAAACTGGGACCCTGTTAATCCGGACCCTTCGTCTTCATCTGCTCCTTATAAAATTTATAATATAGGAAATAGTAAACCTGTGGAACTTATGTCCTTTGTTAAAACTATAGAAGAAGAATTGGGTAAAAAAGCAATAATCAATTTATTGCCTATTCAGCCCGGAGATGTTCCTGCTACCTATGCTGATGTTACTGATTTAATTGAAAATTTTAATTATAAACCTCAAGTATCCGTAAAGGAAGGAATTAAAAATTTCATTGAATGGTATAGAAATTTTTATTCAATTTAA
- a CDS encoding 5'-nucleotidase C-terminal domain-containing protein produces the protein MKAIRHIFLLSFILLILIHCKTNKVKEVHQIHLNKKITDSIKSDSQIINFIYPYKKQLDSIMNQPISYANVDFTKAGYSSNEGNLLADLVLEYAKKYAKTNNKPEPDFCLLNSGGIRTIIPKGIVTVENIFEVSPFENEMVLLRLDGSRMKEMFDYLRIEKKGHPLAGIKLVYKKDKLISAQIEGKNFDPTKKYWVVTIDYLMNGGDRMNFFMKSDAQEITHLKLRDILLEQVKNYKILPDIKDQRLVFED, from the coding sequence ATGAAAGCAATAAGACATATATTCTTATTAAGTTTTATATTACTAATATTGATACATTGTAAAACAAATAAGGTAAAAGAAGTACACCAAATACATCTTAATAAAAAGATTACTGATTCAATTAAATCGGATTCACAAATTATCAATTTCATTTATCCATATAAAAAACAATTAGATTCAATAATGAATCAACCCATTAGTTATGCCAATGTAGACTTCACCAAAGCAGGATACTCCAGCAACGAAGGAAATTTATTAGCAGACTTAGTATTGGAATATGCTAAAAAATATGCTAAAACAAACAATAAACCTGAACCCGATTTTTGTTTGTTAAACAGCGGCGGAATCAGAACTATAATTCCTAAAGGAATAGTTACTGTTGAAAATATATTTGAAGTATCGCCCTTTGAAAATGAAATGGTTCTTTTACGATTGGATGGATCTCGAATGAAAGAAATGTTTGATTATTTAAGAATTGAAAAAAAAGGGCATCCGTTGGCAGGAATAAAATTAGTATATAAGAAAGATAAATTGATTTCTGCACAAATTGAAGGTAAAAATTTTGATCCAACAAAAAAATATTGGGTTGTTACCATAGATTATCTAATGAATGGCGGAGATAGAATGAATTTTTTCATGAAATCGGATGCCCAAGAAATCACTCATTTAAAATTACGAGATATTCTATTAGAACAGGTAAAAAATTACAAAATATTGCCGGACATTAAAGATCAAAGATTAGTTTTTGAAGATTAA